Genomic DNA from Ctenopharyngodon idella isolate HZGC_01 chromosome 1, HZGC01, whole genome shotgun sequence:
ACAGCTGGCTGTCTGGTGCAGTCACAACAACCTGGAGCTGAACATGCTCAAAACAGTGGAGATGATAGTGGACTTCAGGAGAAACAGCCCAGCACTCCCTCCACTCACCATCATGAACAGCACTGTGGCAGCAGTGGAGTCATTCAGGTTCCTGGGCACCACCATCTCTCAGGACCTGAAGTGGGACAATCACAttagccgcgtttccactgtcgggccaaagGCGGGTGTGCTAGTGATTGTCAGGGCTAGTCGCACATCCACTGTCATATGAtgttaaatgtttcatttttacttctaaaatgtTTGTTACATGAGTTTAAATGTAGGCAATGTTGTATACATGTtaaaacagtataaaatatGCTGCATTGCTGTACCCATCGACAATAAAGGCCAATGTCATGTATACCTGTGGTTGTGTGGGGTATTTTACAAAGGTTTagagaaaattaaaagttaatattactcatactataaaagtttatattttaataaataaaacaaataaaaacagtatttacTCATAAATAttggtttttaaatattttgacccAGTTACTGAAAACATGGCAATAGCCTACAGGGCAAGAAATTAGCATTATTTTCCTTAGTTCATGTGAGCTGAACTGATTcataaatgcagtaaaacacGACACGTACGGTAAAGTTAcactttgaaataaataatggtGGAGTGAGCGTGACAAGTACAAAAATAACAGCTAAAAACTTCTCATCACCACCTCattgagtttaaaaaaaaaaacaaccgtGTCGATTAGGTGGTTGTAGCTGACGGTTATTTTCACATTCGTAGCTACAACTCTGGAGTTCAAGGTTATTTTTGATTTAGAAAAAGACGGAGAAAGTTTGCTGTGTTATCCTGTAGGAGGCGCTCTGACGCTCTTCAGTCCGCCGGTTAAACCACTGAAGAAAAAACGAAGACTGCTGCACTGAGGTGTGTATTTGAACTGTTTATGTGACTTTAGTGTTTTAAAGAGCTTAAATGAAGCGTTTCCTCACTGTTTATCCTTAATATAGAATTAACCATGATTCTATTGCATAGTTCAACTTAGGGTGTTTGTAATAAAATCATAGTAAACAGATTTACCATTATTgactacagcagcagcagctgtgtTTTAACTGATATTTATTGTAAAACTATAGTTAACATGTTTAATTTTCAATGCTGgacattcattttattaaaacagcaGCTACATTTAAATGTTAGATTTGTTATGATATTCTTACAATaacaaaactaaacataaacTGACCTAATCATGTTCATTTATATCTGTAATTAATATGTCTTGATATTCTAAGAAATTACAATCATTTTCTTCATTCTGTGCTCTCGTTCATAATTGTAAACAATCATTTTGAGTTCGATAAGTGTCAGTCGATTATAAATGCATCTTTTAGTAATcatgatgtgtttgtgttcagatgttGAACATGAAAGCACAGATGGATGTGATCTGCTGTAAATCAGTAGGAACTGATCTGTCCATGCTGGATATTGAGGATTTCATCAGTGAAATCTGTCAGCTGAAGAAAGAGGTGGCGTCACTGGAGGCAAAGCTGAGAGAAAGAGGAGACAAACCCAACAGAGAGGTTTGAGCGGCTCATTTCATCCTTCAGCTCAATCAAACCAAAGTTTTGTTAGCTTCTCACTTCTTATGCACATCTCAAATTAAACCAACAGTATCTAATCTAATCACCAATATAACCACTAGAGATAACTGCTGAGTAATGAGTCTAATATCAACaggttgttgtttatttgtgtttgtcagGATCTGGAGAAGGTTTCAGTGTGTGTGACTGACGGGACAGAAGCTCAGGATTCAGTCTGGAGATCCAGAGACACACAGGACTCAGAGCTCAGCCTCACTTTACTGTGTTATACTGACGCTCAGGATCATGGATCCGCTGATCAAACCTCTGACTGTAACGCTGGAGAACAGCAGATGCTGCAGACGCCGCTGAAGATGTGCTCCGTCAAACTGGTGGACTGCAGGAACCTGATAGAGAGCAGAGGAGAAAAAACCACAGCAGAGGAACAACAACAGAGACATGAGGATGATGAAGGGAATGAGATGTAAGAATAATAGAAATGATGACGATGATGACTTCATTCCTTCAggtatttttcttctttttatgaTCTCTTGTTATGGCAAATGATAGTAGGACTGAACAATTTGGGAAAAATTATTTACTGTGAACCGACGTGTTGAAAACACTGTATCATGAGCTGCATCacaatttctattttatttgattcatttttttctgccCTAGAAGTAGACAAATATAGACAGATATTACAGAATTTTTATATGATGataagtgaatgattcaataaagtggacctataatgccccttttcacaagatgtaatataagtctctggtgtccccagaatatgtctgtgaagtttcagctcaaaataccccacagatcatttattatagcttgtcaaatttgcccctatttgggtgtgagcaaaaacacaccgtttttgtgtgtgtccctttaaatgcaaatgagctgctgctcccgccccctttccagaagagggcggagctttaacagctcatgcttcggtcgctcaacaacaacaaagctggagaatctcacgcagccaaaatgaggattgtcagtaacggtgttcagccttacattgttcaaaccggagtcgacactgatggagagactcaggaagaagttacaacttttagacgtttctgaatggttagtggataaatttatgtagttgctgtggagttgattcaactcatccactagcatgtgcgtcatgttaatcttttgtgcaaatccaacaTTGAATTGatccttgtttgtgaagcagttcgGTGTAAATTGACATCACATTAGTAGTCTAAGCTGTTTTGAGGGTGAGTCATAAGTAACACCGatacatttctgtcaaacacaactTCTGTTTGTGCTAGCATGAAGCAATAGAGTGTATGGAGGCTAAGGGAAAGCACATGGAAAGTGGATCTGCCTGAACCGAAGAAACACATTGCATTACTtaaaaatacttacattttcttCATCTGCAGCTTTGCCtcgcttgtgaaaacaaaatggcggcgccgtgggtggaaacgtgcagattaaggggcggtaatgtttaaataagatccccttcctatgacactaggggagcgaaatctgagcagctcgttttttcacatgcttgcagagaaaggcttgccaaaacaaagttactgggttgtcctttttcacgttttctgggttggtagatgcaccgggggcACGATTATAACATGGAAAAATTCAGATTTTCATCATACGTCTAACTCTTTAATCCGATTTCGCATTTCTGTTTGCGATCAGATCATTTTAAGCCGTTAAACTCCCGGAAAGTTTTAAGTTCAATGATCCAGTAACCAAATGCATTCAAACAATCAGTCCAAAACAGCGTTAATGTAAAGAAAACCAGGCTTATTACATCAGAGACGGCAGAGAGAATAGAGATTTGCGTTATGTTTTCAGTTAATCattcattccagtgtctgtttcaCTATAAAACACAAACTCTGTCATATTCTGTGATCGTTTCTGAGGAGTGCGAGCCCTCATGCATCACGctgtgtgaaatacagactgaatGGCCAAATGATACGCAGTAGCCGAGATGATTTCTTgtctggataaagcaaaccagcatCCCACTAGTAAAGTTTTGATGAATGAGGATTGCGATCAAGGTAAAGACGATTGCGATGACATACTGGAGTTGTACAGTAAGCATGCGCGACTCTGTATTGCAACTTGACTTGTTGCACTGTACATACTATACACTGTGGATGCTGAAAAGTTTTTCTCCATGGGTGCTTTGGTGTGCataaatttatgaattaaatggactcatatcatttggttatttggtgttcttttggagtctccaagtgtccttttttggaaagacacctACATTTACTTTCAAAAAAGAGTTTTGTGTATTGATGCTTTACTTTGCTGGAAAAGATAAATAATGTGTACTTACTTTCATACTAGTTTTAAGTAATATCTTAGTACCATTTTGTTCTTTTCAGATGTGAATGGCGGTTCATCATCTAATGGAGAAACTACCTTAACATCAGAGTTCATCAGTTTTCCTGCCTTAGAAGAGAGGAGACTTCATACAAAAGAGCACAGCGTGAAGAAAGAGTTTCACTGCGAACAGTGTGGGAAAGATTATTTCACTTCTACGAGTTCATATAAAGCTCATATAAAGACACACAGCGAAAAGACTTTCCACTGCAGCGAGTGCAACAAGTATTACAGGAGCAAACAAATTCTTATTGCTCATAAGCGAATCCACACGGGTGAAAAGCCGTACAAGTGCCCTCACTGCGAGAAGAGCTTCAACCACAAACCCCATCTGCAGAAACATGTGTGTGTTCACACCAATGAGAGGCCGTACCAGTGCAGCGAATGTGGGAAAACCTTTACAAGCTCAGGCTGTCTAAAGTCACACCAAAAAATACACTCTGAAGAGAAACAGTATCAGTGTTCATACTGTGATAAACGATTCCATTACAAATCTAACTTGATTTGTCATGAGAGGATTCACACCAGAGAGAAACCGTACCTGTGCTCCTACTGCGAGAAGAGCTTTTCTTATCAACATCATTTCAGAGTTCATcagagagttcacactggagaaagacCGTATCACTGTAGTGattgtgggaagagtttcagaaAACATGGTTCCTTACAAAATCACCAGCGGATTCATACAGGAGAAAGACTGTTCAAGTGTTCTCAGTGTGACAAGACTTTCGCTCGATCAGACGTCCTGAAGACTCATGAGCGAGTtcatacaggagagaaaccTTAACGCTGCTTCATCTGCGGAGAGAGATTCACTTATTTAGGTAGTTTTCAGACCCACCAGAAGAAACACGGTGAAGAACAAACTGCTCCAGAATCATCATAGTGATCTTTCATCTATAAGACTCATTCAGCTCATCCTGAAACTGTACATTGAGATCTTTCTGCCAGTAGGGGGCAGTGTCGCATTGAGCCTTCATGTGATTTGGGAGAGTAGAGATGGACTGAACTGAATGCTGTGGATGTAGTCATGTTTAACAGAGCAGAGCAATGATTGTATCTTAAACTTGACAGAACAATTAAAAAGcctcaaaataaaaagtatatatgctaaagtatatatgtaatatcattgcgcctgctgcagccatggtacgacagcaaagttccttgatcattacgccggaatgacagtatagttcctagccatattggcctagaaaatcacaacttttcattttccgtcggtcttagtacacgatgtaactacagaagagtcaagttttaaataggaaaaatatttaaactctttggtcatttttgagcgagatgctaacggtctaatcagattcaatgaactatgctaagctatgctaaaagtggtaccgccagacccggagatcggctgaatggattcgaaaacggtaaaactcaactgtttaactctaggggagttggaaaatgagcctattttcaaaaaaagtggagtgttcctttaaagagatgcatttttagtctagatttaaactgacggagtgtgtctgcttcccgaacaatgctaggaagattgttgcagagtttaggtgctaaataggagaaggatctaccgcctgtggttgattttgatattctaggtattatcagctggcctgaattctgagatcacaATAGACATGAAGGACTAGTTTAGggaattcttcctctcctaaagcagcgaatgaattgaattttccCTCAGGGATACTACAGtgcactgtctgacgcgatactgtagtacAGGGGTTTTCAACCTTTTTTGACAACACACGCCCCCTACGTTTATCTAATTTCAGCTTACTGACTTTAGAGTCACGGCTGAGCTTGTTTTTCGGCACCCCCCACAGGTTAAAAACCCCtgctgtagtagacggttgcatggttataatgttctaatattatcaatcttgcaagtaaagaagttcataaagtcattactgctgtgctgtttggaaatgtCAGAAGTTAAAGCTTTAATTAATTTAGCctctgtatcaaataaatacctagggttgtgtttgttttcctcTAAGAGATTTTAAATAAGTAGATCTAGCAGTATTTTAAGCCTTTCTGTATGCAATAATTATTTCTTTCCATGAAATGCGAAaaacctctagttttgttttcttccagctgtgctccatttttctggcagcTCTCTTAAGGGCCCGAGTGTGTTCGTTGTACCACCGTTGGATTAGTTTCCTTGATCTTCTTTAAgcacaaaggagcaactgagtctaatgtgctggaaaagagagtcaatagtttctgttgcaacatcaagTTCTTCTGagctatctggtatgctgaggaaatgaaactgatcaggaagattatttataaagtaatctttagtggtagaagtgatagttctaccatattttTGGCAGAGAGGCggttttgcagccttggctaaatgtagtatacacaagaATAGATAacgatctgagatgtcgtcactctgctgcagaatttcaacgccATCATtttcgattccatgtgacaatattagatctaaagtataaTTATGACTATGTGTGGGTCCTGACACacgttgtctaacaccaatagttACTGGCAGTTGCACCATATTTTCATTGATGGATGGGTTTCATTTAATCAAGAACATGGCTTTCCTTTCACACTGTTAATTACATTTCATCACTGTTCTTCCAGAGCATTTGTGCCACCATGTAAGGTACAATATTTTCTAGGTAGAAATGAAACCTCTCGGTGTGAAAGTGTGGGGGTTTTATTGTGGCAAGTAGTTCAAATTCACTGTAACGTGCAGATCAGTGTGTGATATAGAATCAAAGTGTATGTTTATGGGATATTTGGCATATTGACCTCATGGGAACACCAAACTCAGCCACAGCTTCTTTTagcaattattaaatatttacttaaaaaacaacaacaacaaaaaacatggcAGTACCACATAAAGGAATGAAATTGCTGCTTATTTCCCTCGGATTACAAATCTGAACCGATTGGTGGAAATGCAATAATACACAATGTGCACAGTAACATTACATTCGGAAATCACGTATAATAGTGGACAGAGCATGACAAAATTACAGCcaaaaacttaataaaacaaaataatatccatggaaaatgtaaaataaaacatttgtttctATCAAATATCATCATTACACATACAATAGGTAGCTTAAAAAAACTACCTGTGTTGCAGAAGCAAGAGATTTAAAACTTTTGTATTAGCTTAATCTTCTTACAAAATCACTGTTCTTAAAATGGAGcactaaagcccaaagtatgaGTTAGTTTTGACGCAAACGCCTTTCAGATTATATGAAGCTTGATTGTGTACGCTATTTTTACCCAGATGTTATAACCcattaaaaagtctttaaaCTATAGAGATGGGGGAATCTCAGAAACGCTTGTCAACGCTAGCGTCTGTTGTTGTTGCGTCTCTTGTGTTTCCTTTTCAAATGTGGACCAACTAATTAGCTAAACAAATTCAAAGCGTGAAGCAAATTCATGCTTGAGCTTAAATCTCTATGGACTAGTATTTCTTCGATTTTGAAGAGGATGAGGAGTTAAGCCTTTTTTGTGACATTAACTAAGACCTGCTCTGTGCAATGCAACGTCGGCTCTGTTTAAATAGCTTCATGAATCTAAAGTACCTCATCTGTTTCCCACATAAATAGAGGCCAAATTTCTCAACAGCTTAAAGACGTAAAGTGGCGTGTAAGTGCAGATCACATAGACCTGCGTCTGTGATTAATTACAGATTAAAGCTTCAGAGAACAGAGGTGTCTTAGAGAAATTACCTTTTCTTAAGGCAGACTGGAGACTAGTTCTTCAAATATCATGTTCACAAACAACTTTTCTTATATAAGCAAATAAAAGCTGCCTTTTGCATGTAAAGGTAAGACATTTTCCACTAAAAGTACGACAAAGAACAGCTAAAGTTTCTCCAGAGTTCACTAGAGGAAGAAATCAGACCTACACATGTTTTTAGCTGATATGTATCAAATCCGCCTCCAGTGACATATGCGTCATGTGACGAGCCTACACCTGACATACTCTTGCttaacagacagaaagaaagcaGTTTAAGATCTTCTCAATGGAAAGCTGTCCCATGTGCTCTGTGAGAAGTTGGGCTTCCATGTGTCTTTAAAGGTCAAACATCTATGAAGATCCTCCAGGACACGACAGCTGCTCTATATCTTTGACTCTCCTGTGGTCTGATCGCTCCGTAGAGGTCGCTGTAAAGGTCAGAGGACACATTTAGAAGATGAACCACAATCCAGTGATCATCACACAACATATattgataaatatatttatcaaaatgctcctctctagagttattttttctagctgacaatacgaggaagagatgatcggttcacgtcACCATTTTGGTCACTGATTTCAGCCCTCCAAAAACATTTCAACTGATTATTTTTGATGGCTGAAATTTTGGTGCATAAGCAAATACCAATAACATCATAAGGACATTATGAGAATGCTGTTCGCAGAATGTTTTCTCTCGACGTTACAGtaccaaatattaataatgttatgataacattaatgaaaatattttataaacaatttattctaacatttacataacCTTCAGAAAAGATGCAAATTTACCTGACTGTTGCTGGACAGATTGGTGCTGAATTCTGAATATTTCTTCTCCTTATGTGAGCAGATCCTACTAATCAGCTTGCAATACTCCTCTCTGACCTGAAGCGGGCGaaacaaaacatgttaaaaacacaaTGATAACCAGAATACAGTCAAATGCTTTATGCAGGGAGTGAAGAGTCTGTCTGTTTgactaaggccctgtttacacctggtattaagatgcgtagtgtagacgctcatgtggtttaatgttttcaaacagcTGCAAAAGATTGTCTACTGACCTAACGCGTGAACATGGGAAGCGctctagccagatgggatttaaactttgtcagctgaagaccaaagtttggtttgaagatgaaaaacataccaagcacaatgttttcgCACCGTTCCTGATATCTTAACATTGTTCGGCTAGTTTCGCGGCTCATCAGAGCAAaacaaaagctgatgctctctgtatgtGTTTCCGTCGTTtccgttcatatgtaaattgcgtgaccttattttgtccattagatcgaaataTCTGACAAGACACCCATATACTTAcacacccatagaccctcccctcgaagaaatcgggacagaagtggttgaaagtggacacaagagacggattaaaacaccaggtctaaacgggaatgtgtctcgctcgtctacttgtgattcGATCAACCAAatatcaggtgtaaacagggccttagagtTGATGAAATCTTTCAAATTTAGTAGAATCCAGACCATATTGTGTTTTCCTTTTTTGGGGCATgcccatttgtgtgtgtgtttaagtacCGGTTTGGAGAGCAGGCAGTGCATAATGAAGATGAGCGCCCCCTGGAGGCTGTTGAGGATGGTGAAGAGGTACAATAAAACCTGAGTTCCTTCATGCTGGAAGAGGAAACAGCCAAAAACCCACATCCCTCCAAGAACACACAACTGAGCCACTGCGGTCACCGTGAAACCCCTGAAAGTCACCAGAAATGCATTAGAACTTGACCGAATCTATTTTGGGCTTAAAGACACCCATTTACTCAACCTCGCGGTGTTACAAACCCACAAGACTTTCAAACTCATCTCTTCATGAACGTTTTGAGTTTTAGCTGAATAGACTTCCAGTGGAAGGATAGAAAgatctcaggtttcattaaaagatcttcatttgtgttctgaaggtgaaCGAAAGTCTCActtgtttggaatgacatgagggcgagttATTAATGACATTTTGGGTAAAcgatccctttaagacataaacGCACACACCTGATGTTGCGGAGATTGGAGAGGTCCGGGTTGAGGCTGGAGAACTTCTCGGCCAGTTTCCACACGGTGATGACGAAAACAAAGCTGTTGAGGACGACGATGATGCAGACGGGCGCGAAGAAACTCCACATAAATTCAAGAGAGAGCCAACAGCTGGAGcacaaacacataaaattaCCATCAAAACAGCTGGAAAGCAATCGCTCACATGAATACTATAAACGCACAAACAGCGCTCACTGTCGATCAGTGCCGTATCCCCGCGGATAAGAGATGGCAGAGATAATGACGATGGCAAGAGGGACTCCATATCCCACAGCATACATATAGAGATGTTTTAATGTGGTGTGAAACACCAGCACAACCATCCGGTAGAGCTGAACCCCCTCCAGCAGCATCCAGCAGAACGCAGACAAGAAGAAGAAATGAAGCAGGCCGGCCACAATCGCACACGCTACCTGagagataaacagagagagaaaacacagtCAACATTGGTTCTTGTCATTAAA
This window encodes:
- the LOC127508588 gene encoding gastrula zinc finger protein XlCGF7.1-like, encoding MRMMKGMRCKNNRNDDDDDFIPSDVNGGSSSNGETTLTSEFISFPALEERRLHTKEHSVKKEFHCEQCGKDYFTSTSSYKAHIKTHSEKTFHCSECNKYYRSKQILIAHKRIHTGEKPYKCPHCEKSFNHKPHLQKHVCVHTNERPYQCSECGKTFTSSGCLKSHQKIHSEEKQYQCSYCDKRFHYKSNLICHERIHTREKPYLCSYCEKSFSYQHHFRVHQRVHTGERPYHCSDCGKSFRKHGSLQNHQRIHTGERLFKCSQCDKTFARSDVLKTHERVHTGEKP